A genomic segment from Aspergillus puulaauensis MK2 DNA, chromosome 1, nearly complete sequence encodes:
- the SBH1 gene encoding SEC61-beta family protein (COG:O;~EggNog:ENOG410PRIY;~InterPro:IPR016482,IPR030671;~PFAM:PF03911;~TransMembrane:1 (o96-116i);~go_component: GO:0005784 - Sec61 translocon complex [Evidence IEA];~go_process: GO:0006886 - intracellular protein transport [Evidence IEA]), producing the protein MASPRAASPLTSGAESGPDSKSTGAAASASSVNRPSSPTPPGGPRAALRRRAAADHKESLRNVRPSSTRSAGAGGSSSTMLKLYTDESPGLRVDPVVVLVLSLGFIFSVVGLHVIAKITRKFSS; encoded by the exons ATG GCATCCCCTCGCGCTGCTTCCCCTCTGACCTCTGGTGCTGAGTCTGGCCCGGATTCCAAGTCCACtggcgccgccgcctccgcctcctcggtcaaccgcccttcttctcccactcctcctgGTGGTCCTCGCGCTGCTTTGCGTCGCCGCGCGGCCGCCGACCACAAGGAGTCTCTCCGCAATGTCCGCCCTAGCTCGACCCGCTccgccggtgctggtggctCCTCTAGCACCATGCTGAAGCTGTACACGGATGAGAGCCCTGGTCTGAGGGTTGACCCTGTTGTCGTGTTGGTTCTCAGCTTaggcttcatcttctccgtTGTTGGTCTCCATG TCATTGCCAAGATCACCCGCAAGTTCTCCTCGTAA
- a CDS encoding uncharacterized protein (COG:S;~EggNog:ENOG410PMEW;~InterPro:IPR040410;~TransMembrane:8 (i12-32o52-70i77-97o126-149i170-200o206-226i233-251o271-292i)): MYKPNTMWTWSFAIVALVQTIITLALECYVFANFQIQLEPEAEIVTSSKTIPTFLALYSFGFIYELLLVYDALRLKNTIQVIGLCFCNVGLLVYGAVQVQQIKEAVGVLTDNDVINPNIWEQTQPFLIIIPIVVAMGSLLMIIVAWKLYDEFAWSIYKHISADLRMKRRYLTYQIYIALLKFDFFFFLGFTVQFLVIVTIRKDSEFALTTAAVPVTILILLAAAFFVRRESSLGMIAIILLYFAAMAYFLFKLVRMYQPATENDYTPARRSLTFFAVITLILIVMTIVNACICMHNFNKGLKPHINKKKKDKEAEKNSTELTAVDGQVMPGRMMID; encoded by the exons atgtaCAAACCAAATACCATGTGGACATGGTCAttcgccatcgtcgcctTAGTACAAACAATTATCACACTTGCACTAGAATG TTATGTCTTCGCAAATTTCCAAATCCAACTCGAACCTGAGGCCGAAATCGTGACCTCATCAAAAACGATACCCACTTTCCTGGCCCTGTACAGTTTCGGATTCATATACGAATTGCTGCTTGTATATGATGCGCTTCGACTCAAGAACACCATTCAAGTCATCGGGCTGTGTTTCTGCAATGTCGGGTTATTGGTCTACGGTGCCGTGCAGGTACAGCAAATCAAGGAAGCCGTGGGGGTTTTGACAGACAACGATGTTATCAACCCGAATATCTGGGAGCAAACTCAACCGTTTCTAATCATCATTCCAATCGTTGTGGCCATGGGTTCATTACTGATGATAATTGTCGCCTGGAAGCTATATGATGAATTTGCGTGGTCAATCTACAAGCATATCAGTGCCGATTTACGTATGAAGCGTCGATATTTGACGTACCAG ATTTACATCGCCCTCCTCAAGttcgatttctttttcttccttggaTTTACCGTCCAATTCCTTGTCATCGTTACGATAAGGAAAGATAGCGAGTTTGCCCTTACCACGGCCGCTGTGCCAGTAACGATCCTGATTCTTCTCGCCGCGGCATTCTTCGTGCGACGTGAGAGTTCGTTAGGAATGATCGCAATTATT CTCCTTTATTTTGCGGCTATGGCGTACTTCCTGTTCAAGTTGGTTCGCATGTATCAGCCAGCAACCGAAAATGACTATACGCCAGCTCGTCGGTCTCTGACATTCTTCGCTGTTATCACTCTAATTCTAATTGTGATGACCATCGTCAATGCTTGTATATGCATGCACAACTTCAACAAGGGGTTAAAACCTCACAtcaacaagaaaaagaaggacaaggaggcagagaaaaATTCTACCGAGTTGACGGCCGTTGACGGCCAAGTGATGCCCGGCCGAatgatgattgattga
- the POL30 gene encoding proliferating cell nuclear antigen (COG:L;~EggNog:ENOG410PINW;~InterPro:IPR022659,IPR022648,IPR022649,IPR000730;~PFAM:PF04139,PF00705,PF02747;~go_function: GO:0003677 - DNA binding [Evidence IEA];~go_function: GO:0030337 - DNA polymerase processivity factor activity [Evidence IEA];~go_process: GO:0006275 - regulation of DNA replication [Evidence IEA]): MLEARLEQASLLKRVVDAIKDLVQYCNFDCNDSGIALQAMDNSHVALVSMLLKAEGFSPYRCDRNIPIGIDLVSLTKVLRAAQNEDILTLKADDSPDVVNLMFESAETDRLSEYDIKLMDIDQEHLAIPETEYAATVEMPSAEFQRICRDLNALSESVVIEATKEGVKFSCSGDIGSGSVTIRQHTSVDKPDQNVSIVLSEPVALTFSLKYLVNFCKATNLSSTVSLSLSQEVPLLVEYGLGSGHLRFYLAPKVSVHQIHPKDYESEECVPMELATDR; the protein is encoded by the exons A TGTTGGAAGCCCGCCTAGAACAAGCCAGTCTGCTCAAGCGC GTCGTCGACGCCATTAAAGACCTCGTACAGTACTGCAACTTCGATTGCAATGACTCCGGAATCGCCCTTCAGGCCATGGACAACTCCCACGTTGCCCTTGTGTCCATGCTTCTGAAGGCTGAAGGGTTCTCCCCCTACCGCTGTGACCGCAACATTCCTATCGGTATCGACCTCGTCTCCTTGACCAAGGTCCTCCGCGCTGCTCAGAATGAAGATATCTTGACTCTGAAGGCGGACGACTCTCCAGATGTCGTTAATTTGATGTTTGAGAGTGCCGAGACGGACAGGCTGAGCGAATACGACATCAAGCTGATGGACATTGACCAAGAGCACTTGGCTATCCCCGAAACAGAGTACGCTGCTACAGTGGAGATGCCCTCAGCGGAATTCCAACGGATCTGCAGAGATCTCAATGCTCTTTCTGAATCCG TTGTGATCGAAGCAACAAAGGAAGGCGTCAAATTCTCCTGCTCCGGTGACATCGGCAGCGGTTCGGTCACCATCCGCCAGCACACAAGCGTTGATAAGCCTGACCAGAACGTCTCGATTGTTCTCAGTGAACCTGTTGCCCTCACATTCTCCCTTAAGTACCTTGTCAACTTCTGTAAGGCCACAAACCTTTCCAGCACAGTGAGCCTCTCGCTCTCCCAGGAAGttcctcttctcgtcgagTATGGCCTCGGAAGTGGCCACCTGAGGTTCTACCTCGCACCCAAGGTAAGTGTTCACCAAATCCACCCTAAGGACTATGAAAGCGAAGAATGTGTACCAATGGAACTTGCAACAGATCGGTGA
- a CDS encoding vezatin family protein (COG:S;~EggNog:ENOG410PK0E;~InterPro:IPR026859;~PFAM:PF12632;~TransMembrane:1 (o177-195i);~go_function: GO:0017022 - myosin binding [Evidence IEA]) yields the protein MEALVYENSPLAEYLRGEGEHDPDWTVKEPENGDDLSDSTTADFAPRGASRFQTRIRNKLPKPLNLKASRQTAALGRLYDVCASVLNARLGRNDNERFLEQFGYVIVASQLLNEHSAPSYTSANDVLSNTAPTDLPTISTTFGLQGAFVTASTSFSIAWLLHWSRPRTGTSINPRKVGVLLVLVPVLGMLFYAFAKRQWLKYLRHQAVDAAVHLIGNAQAFDSAASASVVFIQEVELVSRGYRISTPLPPISRLEDQTQVRRCLRLRRTVSECFYSMLGHYIQAQHTLEPLTDSSNLAKYYDIYDISPEELAEVETAFADRETEDQFSLRGLRTLFGRLYLVRKSILCSLLALGADGGGSDITRWSTAVDQMRNLTTITGDSMQRMTRILNEEDSTADAIPASPRPTASPGKERLRSQFRKLNSLSQGIRALHAKMHIFKEASTSDLDRTDTSELEASLLAQYESIGTDIKGLLQEWEAGKASLTSLDKESNASRSRPPSGLFPLSPTPSLGGTTAVEGSPSEALKALTGESRPVSGINYNIDDAEEIFEAVALPARKNKRQSLTREERIARVKEDRAKQAAARDRTDANTHMLKELEMVIKQRPRTVQSKRVTSL from the exons ATGGAAGCTCTGGTTTATGAGAATTCGCCCCTGGCTGAATATCTACGAG GAGAAGGTGAACACGACCCAGACTGGACCGTTAAAGAGCCTGAGAATGGAGACGACTTGTCTGATTCAACCACGGCCGACTTCGCGCCCCGAGGAGCGTCACGATTCCAGACGCGTATACGAAACAAACTTCCAAAACCCCTGAACCTCAAGGCCTCACGACAAACGGCCGCATTGGGACGGTTATACGATGTCTGCGCT TCGGTCTTGAACGCGCGTCTTGGCCGGAATGACAACGAGAGGTTCCTGGAACAATTTGGTTATGTGATTGTCGCCTCGCAGTTATTGAACGAACATAGTGCCCCCTCCTACACATCCGCCAATGACGTTCTGTCCAATACGGCTCCAACAGACCTCCCTACAATTTCTACGACGTTTGGCCTACAAGGTGCGTTCGTGACGGCCTCGACCTCATTCTCGATTGCTTGGTTATTACACTGGAGCCGACCTCGGACGGGAACGAGCATCAATCCTCGAAAAGTCGGCGTTTTATTAGTGCTAGTCCCGGTGCTGGGGATGTTGTTTTATGCCTTTGCCAAACGCCAATGGCTCAAGTACTTGCGACATCAAGCTGTCGATGCAGCTGTCCATTTAATTGGGAATGCCCAGGCATTTGATTCCGCGGCGTCCGCATCAGTAGTGTTCATACAAGAGGTTGAATTGGTGTCGAGAGGCTACCGCAT AAGTACACCACTGCCACCGATAAGTAGACTTGAAGACCAGACTCAGGTCCGGCGGTGTCTGAGACTTCGTCGCACTGTATCCGAATGCTTCTATTCCATGCTAGGCCACTATATCCAGGCGCAGCATACACTGGAACCATTAACAGACAGCTCCAACCTCGCCAAATATTACGATATTTATGACATTTCACCAGAAGAACTGGCGGAGGTTGAAACCGCGTTTGCTGAtcgagaaacagaagacCAGTTTTCCTTGAGAGGCCTTCGAACGCTTTTTGGGCGGCTATATCTCGTCAGAAAGAGCATCCTTTGCTCTCTTTTGGCTCTCGGAGCAGACGGAGGCGGTTCCGATATTACGAGATGGAGCACCGCGGTTGACCAGATGCGAAATCTGACAACAATAACTGGCGACAGCATGCAAAGGATGACTCGTATTCTCAACGAAGAAGATAGTACGGCCGATGCTATTCCAGCATCGCCACGCCCAACGGCTTCTCCAGGCAAAGAACGCCTTCGTTCCCAGTTTCGGAAACTGAACTCGCTTTCGCAGGGGATTCGTGCCCTTCACGCAAAGATGCACATTTTCAAGGAAGCATCTACAAGCGATTTAGATCGTACTGACACCAGTGAGCTAGAAGCGTCACTCTTGGCTCAGTATGAATCCATCGGAACCGATATCAAGGGCTTACTACAGGAATGGGAAGCCGGCAAGGCTAGTCTCACGAGTCTGGACAAGGAGTCCAATGCATCTCGCTCACGGCCGCCCAGTGGACTTTTCCCCTTATCACCTACACCCAGCCTGGGAGGCACTACTGCGGTAGAAGGTAGTCCATCCGAGGCTCTGAAAGCCTTGACTGGCGAGAGCCGGCCAGTTTCGGGTATAAACTACAATAttgacgacgccgaagagaTCTTTGAGGCTGTCGCCCTTCCAGCGCGAAAGAACAAGCGGCAGTCCCTGACGCGAGAAGAGCGCATTGCGCGGGTGAAAGAAGACCGAGCTAAACAGGCTGCTGCGAGGGATCGGACAGACGCCAATACTCACATGTTGAAAGAGCTCGAAATGGTGATCAAGCAGCGGCCTCGAACCGTACAATCAAAACGGGTTACAAGTCTCTGA
- the sha1 gene encoding putative calmodulin-binding protein Sha1 (COG:Z;~EggNog:ENOG410PJ2A;~InterPro:IPR001715,IPR036872;~go_function: GO:0005515 - protein binding [Evidence IEA]), whose translation MSSLLQEVGTPCPRRSRGSRASEESGNGSDSFDSLWDDGAGDYDDTRSLEFTTEIRPPILTGAKPKRRAKTNTSFTIHSDQDEKPAQTADRPKNLKPAISTTTRKSSLLAQPAQRFRPRVSFAPSPLKHSQQRDEVEPKKRSTGPNAQRNNDLLKRISGNTDEAIVKDALKKDVRRNTVYIPPEDTTVASVFMGLFSPLKSNKLEDYTSENTQVGSLESQIARKNQAKRLAASSPGRAALQPSSKIAQETAVRSDIPGRNGGKENLPPGMAVIEVNGKKLSPTTQSKDVGNKLGQSKPARDGPGTPPRANGSTKPLATRTVNKPVKRVASHVSRKKGVSDITEKTRSLDIGTKSPATRGSTLSNSLKYSRSVMSSTERNSLKRLNHQYPLASGAITNPAMYDDNWLSHQEVILTQLINGLFGNTDSCNPDEPAILRHEFLLLYQGAYFTNLYKRLQASLMYGALSIPQNIVLKNSRLRQDLGMKRRFIDIWLQTYEPNALRAALETVTGRVIPATTISSSNFNISTDGVSSQKERASTRRLEKFLDAFLVQNQDMDRNSNEFSTDDRETLAAAYRRTVHRSIMLVILLDKARECSETSFSRCLFLSSSPYKSSLAVLQALTRFLLPSCGDVGKAVAQIDCQLTYEQRPLGEYEYKISNLAVDLRDGVRLTRVVELLLYPTSSDDCQWPLSRRLKFPCLGRAVKVFNVKTALDALASTDEGRQLVSNIRAAEIVDGHREKTIALLWGLVSNWGLSGLVDLSDLNEEISQLRKRAVLPNEPGSPEATLEHAGPDEPTVLLKQWASLVTQLRGLDPENLNANLADGTVYECILDEYERYILASSQDSASTERKTTVEDRLRMLGCSTQFINIVSPSSKPSILNSNSTTGALAFLCSRLLPVAKRVRATLVLQNAWRRVLDHREIQKRIMARDVARQCAAVVQTRNQIIWAKGVIVHWWRLNKTRRRKRARATATTIPMTKMMTKARIHGRKSTKIPLRCGN comes from the exons ATGTCCAGCTTACTGCAAGAAGTTGGAACACCTTGTCCCCGACGGTCGAGAGGCTCCAGAGCCAGCGAAGAAAGCGGCAACGGAAGTGATTCATTCGACAGCCTGTGGGACGATGGCGCCGGAGATTACGACGACACGAGGAGCCTCGAGTTCACAACCGAAATCCGACCTCCAATTCTGACTGGAGCCAAACCGAAACGACGCGCAAAGACCAATACATCTTTCACCATACACAGCGACCAGGATGAGAAACCTGCACAAACAGCGGATAGACCGAAGAACCTCAAACCGGCTATCAGTACCACGACTCGCAAATCGTCCCTGCTTGCACAGCCAGCGCAAAGATTCCGTCCTAGAGTCAGCTTTGCTCCTAGCCCACTCAAACATTCACAGCAGAgggatgaggttgagccTAAAAAGCGAAGCACGGGGCCGAACGCCCAGAGGAACAATGACCTCCTCAAGCGGATCAGTGGAAACACAGACGAGGCCATTGTTAAAGATGCGTTAAAGAAGGACGTACGACGAAACACCGTCTACATACCCCCGGAGGACACAACGGTGGCTAGCGTGTTCATGGGACTCTTTAGCCCGCTAAAGTCCAACAAACTCGAAGATTATACATCAGAGAATACCCAGGTCGGCAGCCTTGAATCTCAGATCGCGAGGAAAAACCAAGCGAAACGGCTCGCTGCGTCGTCTCCCGGTCGTGCTGCCCTGCAACCAAGCTCGAAGATCGCTCAAGAGACGGCGGTCAGGTCTGACATACCCGGGCGAAATGGAGGCAAGGAGAATTTACCCCCCGGAATGGCTGTGATTGAGGTCAACGGAAAGAAGCTCTCGCCGACTACACAGAGCAAGGACGTAGGCAACAAATTGGGTCAATCAAAGCCGGCAAGAGATGGGCCGGGCACACCCCCCCGTGCAAATGGCTCTACCAAGCCTCTTGCGACGAGAACGGTCAATAAACCTGTGAAGAGGGTTGCTAGCCACGTCTCCCGCAAGAAAGGAGTTTCGGATATCACTGAAAAGACGCGATCACTGGATATTGGAACCAAGAGCCCAGCTACAAGGGGATCTACCTTGTCAAACTCCTTGAAATATTCAAGATCGGTAATGAGCTCAACCGAACGCAATAGCTTGAAGCGTCTCAACCACCAGTACCCACTGGCTTCAGGAGCTATTACGAACCCGGCAATGTACGATGACAATTGGCTTTCACACCAGGAGGTGATATTGACCCAGTTGATTAATGGGCTTTTTGGGAACACAGACAGCTGTAATCCGGATGAGCCCGCCATACTCCGACACGAGTTCCTCCTGCTTTACCAGGGGGCTTATTTCACCAATCTATACAAAAGACTCCAGGCGTCACTGATGTACGGTGCCTTATCAATACCCCAGAATATTGTCCTCAAAAATAGTCGACTTCGGCAGGACTTGGGAATGAAGCGCAGGTTTATCGATATTTGGCTTCAGACTTACGAGCCGAATGCTCTTAGGGCTGCACTAGAGACAGTCACCGGGAGGGTAATTCCAGCCACCACGATAAGTTCAAGCAATTTTAACATATCAACGGATGGAGTTTCCTCACAGAAAGAGAGAGCTTCGACGAGGCGACTTGAAAAATTCTTGGACGCATTCCTTGTGCAGAATCAGGATATGGATCGGAATAGCAACGAGTTCAGTACGGACGACCGCGAGACTTTGGCTGCTGCGTATCGTCGAACTGTTCACCGCAGCATTATGCTCGTCATTCTTTTGGACAAGGCTAGGGAATGCTCGGAGACCTCATTTTCTCGCTGTCTGTTcctctcctcatcgccataCAAGTCTTCTCTTGCGGTGCTCCAGGCATTGACTCGATTTTTACTACCATCTTGCGGAGATGTTGGCAAAGCCGTTGCACAAATTGACTGCCAATTAACCTACGAGCAGCGCCCACTCGGAGAGTATGAGTATAAGATATCTAATCTTGCTGTTGACCTGAGGGATGGTGTGCGACTGACCAGGGTCGTGGAGTTGCTTCTCTATCCAACATCCTCGGATGACTGCCAGTGGCCACTTTCCCGACGACTCAAGTTCCCCTGTCTGGGCCGTGCAGTGAAGGTGTTCAACGTGAAAACTGCTTTGGATGCGTTGGCCTCCACGGATGAGGGTAGACAGCTTGTCAGCAACATCCGTGCTGCAGAAATCGTCGATGGGCATCGTGAAAAGACGATTGCACTGTTATGGGGCCTTGTTAGCAATTGGGGTCTATCCGGTTTGGTTGACTTGAGTGATTTGAATGAGGAAATTAGCCagctgaggaagagagcTGTACTACCAAACGAACCTGGAAGTCCAGAGGCAACACTCGAACATGCTGGACCCGATGAGCCCACTGTGCTTCTCAAGCAATGGGCCTCGCTTGTGACCCAGCTGAGAGGTCTAGATCCCGAAAACCTCAATGCGAACCTAGCCGACGGCACAGTCTACGAGTGTATCTTGGATGAATACGAAAGGTACATCCTGGCCTCCAGCCAGGACTCCGCGTCAACAGAAAGGAAGACTACCGTAGAAGATCGTCTACGGATGCTAGGGTGCAGTACACAATTCA TCAACATTGTCTCTCCGAGTTCCAAACCTAGCATTCTAAACTCCAATTCCACAACCGGAGCCCTCGCCTTCCTTTGCTCCAGACTCCTCCCAGTTGCTAAACGTGTCCGCGCAACGCTGGTGCTCCAAAACGCATGGCGACGCGTCCTCGACCACCGAGAGATTCAGAAACGGATAATGGCAAGGGACGTTGCGCGGCAATGCGCAGCAGTCGTGCAGACTCGGAATCAGATCATCTGGGCAAAGGGTGTCATAGTGCATTGGTGGAGACTCAACAAGACCagacggagaaagagagcaaGAGCGACTGCTACAACAATTCCCATGACAAAGATGATGACGAAAGCGAGGATACATGGCAGGAAATCTACCAAGATTCCCCTGCGTTGCGGGAATTAA
- a CDS encoding uncharacterized protein (TransMembrane:1 (i61-83o)) — protein MIGQHVAPKKSGGGASSSSKLTDIDSFRVPWIFESLVKLLEVQGFPHYDPGRSDLIRSCRFVFLAFPAIRIQLIISSILPAGIRIGYELTAAWKGCSGG, from the coding sequence ATGATCGGTCAACACGTCGCTCCAAAAAAAAGCGGGGGGGGGgcatcaagcagcagcaaactCACCGACATCGACAGCTTTCGTGTGCCTTGGATCTTTGAATCCCTGGTCAAGCTTCTCGAGGTTCAGGGATTCCCCCACTATGATCCCGGTAGAAGCGATCTCATTCGATCCTGCAGATTTGTTTTTCTCGCCTTCCCAGCAATCAGGATTCAGTTGATAATATCAAGCATCCTGCCGGCTGGAATTAGAATTGGTTACGAGCTGACTGCAGCTTGGAAAGGATGCTCTGGCGGTTGA